A genome region from Thermoanaerobacterium xylanolyticum LX-11 includes the following:
- the dnaN gene encoding DNA polymerase III subunit beta: MKFSCDKISLLNAVNKVIKGVTPRTTLPILQGILLKSENNKIVMYTTDMEIGIQCSIEAFIIEDGSIVVSSKVFSDLVRKLPDDTVFFESDESNMVYIKCGLTEFSISGNSSDEFPDIPDVIKDVTFSLNQKILKEMIKMTSFSVAQDMARPILTGILMEVSKNTINMVALDGYRMSIKKYVSEDPLSKNLDDFSVVIPGTTANELLRVMEDSDDEVSISFTGNQILFEFNDTKVISKLLDGNYMNYKTVIPKDFKSVVIIDKDDLIGAIDRASLLASNKSNLIKFTFNERELVISSNSEKGKMSERLNIEIEGNLIEIAFNSRYLLEALRVIDSKKIKISMINSINPMIITPIEDDDYLYMVLPVKLND, encoded by the coding sequence ATGAAATTTTCTTGTGATAAAATTTCATTATTAAATGCTGTAAATAAAGTTATAAAAGGGGTAACCCCCCGTACCACCCTCCCTATTCTCCAAGGTATTCTTTTAAAATCAGAAAACAACAAGATAGTAATGTATACTACAGACATGGAAATAGGAATTCAATGTAGTATTGAGGCATTTATCATTGAAGATGGAAGCATAGTTGTTTCATCTAAAGTTTTCTCAGATCTTGTAAGAAAGCTTCCAGATGATACGGTTTTTTTTGAATCTGATGAAAGCAATATGGTATATATAAAGTGTGGTTTAACTGAATTTTCTATATCAGGAAATTCTTCTGATGAATTCCCTGATATTCCGGATGTAATAAAAGATGTGACTTTTTCGTTAAATCAGAAGATTCTAAAAGAAATGATAAAAATGACCTCATTCAGTGTTGCTCAAGATATGGCTAGGCCGATTTTGACAGGTATACTTATGGAAGTAAGCAAAAATACGATAAATATGGTAGCACTTGATGGATACCGAATGTCCATAAAAAAATACGTTTCAGAAGATCCTTTATCAAAAAATTTGGATGATTTTAGCGTTGTAATACCAGGTACTACAGCTAATGAGCTTTTAAGGGTTATGGAAGATAGTGATGATGAGGTATCTATATCTTTTACAGGTAATCAGATTTTATTTGAATTTAACGATACAAAAGTTATATCGAAACTTTTAGATGGGAATTATATGAATTATAAGACAGTAATACCTAAGGATTTTAAGTCTGTAGTCATTATAGATAAAGATGATTTAATAGGTGCTATAGATAGAGCGTCATTGTTGGCTTCAAATAAAAGTAATTTGATTAAATTTACTTTTAATGAAAGAGAACTTGTGATATCATCAAACTCTGAAAAGGGAAAGATGTCAGAAAGGCTTAATATAGAAATTGAAGGTAATCTGATTGAAATAGCTTTTAACTCCAGGTACCTTTTAGAAGCTCTTAGAGTCATCGATTCTAAAAAAATAAAGATTAGCATGATAAACAGCATAAACCCCATGATAATAACACCTATAGAAGATGATGACTACTTGTACATGGTGTTGCCTGTAAAATTAAATGATTAA
- the recF gene encoding DNA replication/repair protein RecF (All proteins in this family for which functions are known are DNA-binding proteins that assist the filamentation of RecA onto DNA for the initiation of recombination or recombinational repair.), translating to MYLKELIVDNFKNLKHQKVIFSAGTNVIYGSNAQGKSNLLECIRLLSIGKSFRNSKNRDMVCFDVDYYYIKGVFDVDGEEVTVETGYKLNQNRFFKVNNNKIKNISELIGVILTTIFSPDDLNIVKGSPSLRRRYMDASISMIKRNYLYDIIQYNKVLANRNKVLKDVKFKKESARLLDIMDEQLSFFGSKIIMYRRQYINNLDLIVKKIVQDISCEKVDLIYWNNVTDKIDDIKSIKDLLLNKLILNRDVDIKYGDTKYGPHRDDVKIFINGHDSRIFASQGQQRTIALCLKLAEYEVIRSENGENPILLLDDVMSELDENRRKYILNKVEGCQTFITHTEKKDVKGDKYFLISDGLIISD from the coding sequence ATGTATCTAAAAGAGCTTATTGTTGACAATTTTAAGAATTTAAAGCATCAAAAGGTTATATTTTCTGCTGGTACAAATGTAATATACGGTTCAAACGCGCAAGGAAAAAGCAATCTTTTAGAATGCATAAGGTTATTAAGCATTGGAAAATCCTTTAGAAATAGTAAAAATAGGGACATGGTTTGTTTTGATGTAGATTATTATTATATAAAAGGTGTTTTCGACGTAGATGGCGAAGAAGTAACAGTTGAGACAGGGTATAAGTTAAATCAAAACAGGTTTTTTAAGGTAAATAACAATAAGATAAAGAATATTTCGGAGTTAATCGGCGTTATACTTACTACGATTTTTTCTCCAGATGACCTAAATATCGTAAAAGGCAGTCCTTCATTAAGAAGGCGATACATGGATGCATCTATTTCAATGATCAAGAGAAACTACCTTTACGACATAATACAGTACAACAAAGTTTTAGCAAACAGAAACAAGGTTTTAAAGGATGTAAAATTTAAAAAAGAAAGTGCAAGACTTTTGGACATTATGGATGAACAGCTTTCATTTTTTGGTTCGAAAATTATTATGTACAGAAGACAGTACATCAATAATCTTGACTTAATAGTAAAAAAAATTGTTCAAGATATTTCATGTGAAAAAGTTGATTTGATATATTGGAATAATGTTACAGACAAAATTGATGACATTAAGTCTATCAAAGATTTACTTTTAAATAAGTTGATATTAAACAGGGATGTTGATATAAAATACGGCGATACGAAGTACGGGCCTCACAGAGATGATGTGAAAATATTTATAAATGGCCATGATTCAAGAATTTTCGCTTCACAAGGTCAGCAGCGAACTATTGCTCTATGTCTTAAATTGGCAGAATACGAAGTAATAAGATCAGAAAATGGTGAAAATCCTATACTTTTGCTTGATGATGTTATGTCAGAGTTAGATGAAAATAGGAGAAAATATATCTTAAATAAAGTTGAGGGATGTCAGACTTTTATAACACATACAGAAAAAAAAGACGTAAAAGGTGATAAATATTTTTTGATTTCTGATGGTTTAATTATATCTGATTAA
- the remB gene encoding extracellular matrix regulator RemB, which yields MYVHLGGNVVVPDDEIIAVFNIDVKSSKDTSEFLRIAEEEGFIVKISDDNIKSFVITERNKKSIIYISPISSYTIIKRALKYSE from the coding sequence ATGTACGTTCATTTAGGTGGGAATGTAGTGGTGCCAGACGATGAAATAATTGCAGTTTTTAATATAGATGTTAAATCTTCAAAAGATACCAGTGAATTTTTAAGGATTGCTGAAGAAGAAGGATTTATTGTAAAAATATCAGATGACAACATAAAGTCTTTTGTAATAACAGAGAGAAATAAAAAAAGCATAATCTACATATCTCCCATATCGTCCTACACCATTATAAAAAGGGCCTTAAAATACAGTGAATAA
- a CDS encoding MurT ligase domain-containing protein, which produces MDLLGILVGKFVILGCKLTGKNGTSLPGKLALKVDSDIIKNIVKDVKNEKIVVTGTNGKTTTSGLIAEILRSSGKKVVHNREGANMLSGIATVLIKNSDIFGNISCDTGVFEVDEANMPLVLNDINPKVVVVTNFFRDQLDRYGELDTTIKKVKESLSKLPKDSMLLLNADEPFTASLGDDLNINVFYYGILDKLNYGYSLSPAFEQKYCPVCGGKYVYKDVFYGQLGDYYCPKCGKSRPKLDFGALDIKLTEDGISFKLKYKEKLINVKSHLTGAYNVYNVMASVATNVLLGISFSDIQTGLNNYTPIAGRLQKTYLKGKKTIINLIKNPIGFDSTLNMLREINKPLNLLIAINDNYADGRDVSWLWDVDIENFVSHTKINHVVTSGLRAEDMALRLKYAGIDQKKIKIIKPIDEAMDYIPTITDEELIAVLPNYTSLHEVNNYLKSRGVKQ; this is translated from the coding sequence TTGGATCTTCTCGGTATCTTAGTAGGAAAATTTGTAATACTTGGTTGTAAATTAACTGGAAAAAACGGTACATCATTGCCAGGAAAATTAGCTTTAAAGGTAGATTCTGATATCATAAAGAACATCGTAAAAGATGTAAAAAATGAAAAGATAGTTGTGACGGGAACAAATGGAAAGACTACTACATCAGGACTTATAGCGGAGATTTTAAGGTCGTCTGGCAAGAAAGTAGTTCATAACAGAGAAGGAGCAAACATGTTAAGTGGAATTGCCACTGTGCTTATAAAAAACAGCGACATCTTTGGCAATATAAGTTGCGATACTGGCGTGTTTGAAGTTGACGAAGCGAATATGCCTCTTGTCTTAAATGACATCAATCCAAAGGTAGTCGTTGTGACGAATTTTTTTAGAGATCAGCTTGACAGATACGGTGAATTAGACACGACAATCAAAAAAGTCAAGGAATCTTTAAGTAAACTTCCTAAAGATTCAATGCTTCTTTTAAACGCAGATGAGCCTTTTACAGCTTCTTTAGGCGATGACCTTAACATAAATGTTTTTTACTACGGCATCTTAGATAAGTTAAACTACGGTTACAGCCTATCACCGGCATTTGAACAAAAATATTGTCCAGTTTGCGGTGGAAAATACGTCTACAAGGATGTTTTTTACGGTCAGCTTGGCGACTACTACTGTCCTAAATGTGGAAAATCACGTCCAAAATTGGATTTCGGTGCACTTGATATAAAACTTACAGAAGATGGAATATCATTTAAATTAAAATACAAAGAAAAATTGATAAACGTAAAAAGCCATCTTACAGGTGCATACAACGTTTATAACGTCATGGCATCTGTAGCAACAAATGTACTTTTAGGTATTTCATTTTCAGATATACAAACGGGACTTAACAACTACACGCCTATTGCAGGTAGACTTCAAAAGACTTATTTAAAAGGCAAAAAAACCATAATAAATCTCATTAAAAATCCAATAGGCTTTGACAGCACTTTAAATATGTTAAGAGAAATCAATAAACCTTTAAACTTATTAATTGCCATAAACGATAATTACGCTGACGGTAGAGATGTATCTTGGCTTTGGGATGTAGACATCGAAAACTTTGTATCACATACAAAAATAAACCATGTTGTAACATCGGGGTTAAGGGCAGAAGATATGGCCTTAAGGCTTAAATACGCCGGAATAGATCAAAAGAAGATAAAAATCATAAAACCAATAGATGAAGCAATGGACTACATTCCAACCATAACAGATGAAGAATTGATAGCTGTACTTCCTAACTACACATCATTGCATGAAGTAAATAACTACTTAAAATCAAGAGGTGTAAAACAATGA
- a CDS encoding type 1 glutamine amidotransferase, whose protein sequence is MKLVIGHMYPELLNLYGDRGNIITLKRRCEWRGIETEIKAITVDTNTNFKDIDILFLGGGSDREQKIVSDDLTLKRANNLKSAIEDGLTLLSICGGYQLLGMYYLSSDGNKLPGIGALEIYTVAGNKRMIDNIIIESYIDGKTFKMVGFENHSGKTFLQNNVKPLGKVIYGNGNNGEDGMEGAIYKNTFGTYLHGPVLPKNPEFTDILIKKALERKYGNCTLMPLDDSFEHLTQDAIVNRFVKK, encoded by the coding sequence ATGAAACTCGTAATAGGCCATATGTACCCGGAACTACTGAATCTTTATGGAGATAGAGGAAACATAATAACACTTAAAAGAAGATGTGAGTGGAGAGGAATTGAAACCGAAATAAAAGCTATAACAGTGGATACCAATACAAATTTCAAAGACATCGACATACTGTTCTTAGGCGGCGGCTCTGACAGAGAACAAAAAATCGTCAGCGATGATCTGACATTAAAGAGAGCAAATAATTTAAAGTCTGCCATTGAAGATGGATTGACGCTTCTCAGCATATGTGGCGGATATCAACTGCTTGGCATGTACTATTTATCTTCGGACGGAAACAAATTGCCTGGCATAGGTGCACTTGAAATATACACGGTAGCAGGAAACAAAAGGATGATTGACAACATAATAATAGAATCATATATCGATGGCAAGACATTTAAGATGGTAGGATTTGAAAATCACTCCGGAAAGACATTTTTACAGAATAACGTAAAGCCTTTAGGAAAGGTCATATATGGAAATGGCAATAATGGAGAAGACGGCATGGAAGGTGCAATATACAAAAACACATTTGGAACGTACCTTCACGGTCCAGTTCTGCCTAAAAATCCAGAGTTTACAGATATATTGATAAAAAAAGCTCTGGAAAGAAAATACGGCAATTGCACTCTAATGCCTTTAGATGACTCCTTCGAACATCTAACACAAGATGCGATCGTTAATAGATTTGTAAAAAAATAG
- a CDS encoding RNA-binding S4 domain-containing protein, which translates to MEEVKINTEYITLDQFLKYVGIAETGGKGKQMILEGLVKVNGNIELKRGKKLRKGDTVIVDEKKFVIK; encoded by the coding sequence ATGGAAGAGGTAAAAATAAACACTGAATACATTACACTTGACCAGTTTTTAAAGTACGTAGGTATAGCGGAAACTGGTGGTAAAGGTAAACAAATGATATTAGAAGGTCTTGTAAAGGTAAATGGAAATATTGAGCTTAAAAGAGGGAAAAAATTGCGCAAAGGTGATACGGTAATCGTAGATGAAAAAAAGTTTGTGATTAAATAA
- the dnaA gene encoding chromosomal replication initiator protein DnaA, with protein sequence MYDDCYSLWDAIFEKLKSELTTTSYTTWLVHLKPVALLDDILVLSAVNVFTKNIINGRYLNVIYDAAKSITNKKIEIKIVSEDEEEYKKIKETVQFKSEKDKTVSNMLNPKYTFDTFVVGNSNKLAHAACLAVAQSPARAYNPLFIYGGVGLGKTHLMHAIGHFVLEHNSNTKIMYVTSETFTNELVNSIKDDKNEEFRNKYRSMDILLIDDIQFIAKKERTQEEFFHTFNTLYEANKQIIVSSDRPPKEIPTLEDRLRSRFEWGLIADIQPPDFETRIAILKKKAQNENLNIPDDVLVYIAEKIPSNIRELEGALIRIVAFSSLTKANIDLDLAKDALKDIISNKVRKITVKLIQEEVCKYYNINYEDFISKKRTKTIAFPRQIAMYLAREMTDLSLPKIGEEFGKDHTTVIHAYDKISNDIKEDESLNKQIEELKKRIKGF encoded by the coding sequence ATGTATGACGATTGTTACTCACTTTGGGATGCAATATTTGAAAAATTAAAAAGCGAATTGACAACCACCAGCTATACCACATGGCTTGTTCATTTAAAACCTGTGGCACTATTAGATGACATACTTGTGCTATCAGCGGTAAATGTATTTACAAAAAACATAATAAATGGACGGTACTTAAATGTAATATACGATGCAGCAAAATCGATAACAAATAAAAAAATTGAAATAAAGATAGTATCCGAGGATGAAGAAGAATACAAGAAAATAAAAGAAACCGTCCAATTTAAAAGCGAAAAGGACAAGACTGTTTCTAATATGTTAAATCCAAAGTACACTTTTGATACATTTGTTGTAGGAAATAGCAATAAATTAGCACACGCCGCATGTTTAGCTGTAGCACAATCACCCGCAAGAGCGTACAATCCACTGTTTATATACGGAGGTGTTGGCCTAGGCAAAACCCACTTAATGCATGCTATAGGTCATTTTGTGCTGGAGCACAACAGCAACACAAAGATAATGTACGTTACATCAGAGACATTTACAAACGAGCTGGTTAACTCTATAAAAGACGACAAAAACGAAGAATTTAGGAATAAATACAGAAGCATGGACATACTTTTAATAGACGACATACAATTTATAGCTAAAAAAGAGAGGACGCAGGAGGAATTTTTCCATACTTTTAATACACTGTACGAAGCCAATAAACAGATAATAGTTTCCAGCGATAGACCTCCTAAAGAAATACCAACGCTGGAAGACAGGCTTAGATCGCGGTTTGAATGGGGCCTTATAGCAGATATACAGCCACCAGATTTCGAAACGAGGATAGCAATACTAAAGAAAAAAGCGCAAAACGAAAACCTAAATATTCCTGACGATGTGCTAGTATACATTGCTGAAAAAATACCTTCAAATATAAGAGAATTAGAAGGTGCTTTAATAAGAATCGTAGCTTTTTCCTCACTTACAAAGGCGAACATAGACCTTGATCTTGCAAAAGATGCTTTGAAGGACATAATATCAAACAAAGTTAGAAAGATAACAGTTAAGCTAATACAAGAAGAGGTATGCAAATACTACAACATAAACTACGAAGATTTTATATCAAAAAAGAGGACTAAGACAATAGCTTTCCCAAGGCAAATTGCAATGTACTTAGCCCGTGAAATGACAGACTTGTCATTGCCTAAGATAGGTGAAGAATTTGGCAAAGATCACACTACAGTTATTCATGCGTACGACAAAATCTCTAACGACATAAAGGAAGATGAATCTTTAAATAAGCAAATTGAAGAACTTAAAAAGAGAATAAAAGGTTTTTAA